Proteins from a single region of Dictyostelium discoideum AX4 chromosome 5 chromosome, whole genome shotgun sequence:
- the gacX gene encoding RhoGAP domain-containing protein — translation MSNNNNRASIYGGLGSVGKIFGAPLLDVVMNQKSKTTSLNSSSSATNNNNSTVEEVNIPLFLHNGFKYIIQHGLGIEGIFRIAGTKDKVKQLQMQLDKGENIDYDASKVDPVDLADLMKIYFRELPDCLLQSDQYDHFISLLTLDRLGQIQKLRELVSSLRPENREMLKQLIWFLGRIAVNSTTNKMSEENLGLVWGPNLLWKGGKAVSTTDMMELMAGAGKIKLIVTLLIEEQEHVFNNLNATITKGEMKVSFINKIVGNKKTCQGISIIEDGESKSIWTADSAGIIKVFNADNYVTEREWDSNLGRIHTMTSVRDHAWIASSQSVSLWNKAGNLVKEFPGFHVSLTPVYSHGEYRIWAGTDQKITIFSSNTLEIVQTISIPGQFIVSITEIFGESNQVWVGATGGQIIIFDKTTGEEIRKLSTPAKRNITCLTFHKYMDKGKVWAGSEDKLIFVIDPFDDYSIVQTVSHPDLLLINTLKSISKSVWSCSRDSSIRIWDSNSFELLGSLDDYHTDAVIDAILTYNNRKMRWEFWTASFDKSVCIWSVSSELLSQPPPPLLNV, via the exons atgagtaataataataatagagcAAGTATTTATGGTGGATTAGGATCAGTTGGTAAAATATTTGGAGCACCATTATTAGATGTGGTAATGAATCAAAAGAGTAAAACaacatcattaaattcatcatcatcagcaaccaacaataacaatagtacAGTAGAGGAGGTCAATATCCCATTATTCCTTCACAAtggatttaaatatattattcaACATGGACTTGGTATCGAGGGTATCTTTCGTATTGCAGGTACTAAAGACAAGgtaaaacaattacaaatgcAGTTGGATAAAGGGGAGAATATAGATTACGATGCATCAAAAGTTGATCCAGTGGATTTAGCAGATCTCATGAAAATATACTTTAGAGAATTACCAGACTGTTTATTACAATCTGATCAGTATGACCATTTCATCTCACTTTTAACTTTAGATCGTTTAggtcaaattcaaaaattacgTGAATTAGTCTCATCACTTCGTCCTGAAAATAGAGAAAtgttaaaacaattaatttggTTCTTAGGTAGAATAGCTGTTAATTCAACTACAAATAAAATGTCTGAAGAAAATTTAGGTTTAGTTTgg ggaCCAAATTTGTTATGGAAAGGTGGTAAAGCTGTTAGCACAACTGATATGATGGAATTAATGGCAGGTGctggtaaaattaaattaattgttacacttttaattgaagaacaagaacatgtatttaataatttaaatgctACAATTACAAAAGGTGAAATG aaagtatcatttattaataaaattgtagGTAATAAAAAGACATGTCAAGgtatttcaattattgaagATGGTGAAAGTAAATCAATTTGGACAGCAGATTCAGCAGGTATAATAAAAGTATTCAATGCAGATAATTATGTTACAGAAAGAGAATGGGATTCAAATCTTGGTAGAATTCATACAATGACATCGGTTAGAGATCATGCTTGGATCGCTTCAAGTCAATCTGTTAGTCTTTGGAATAAAGCTGGTAATTTGGTTAAGGAGTTTCCAGGTTTTCATGTTTCTTTAACACCAGTTTATTCACATGGTGAATATAGAATTTGGGCTGGTACTGatcaaaaaataacaatCTTTTCttcaaat acaTTAGAAATTGTACAAACTATTTCAATTCCAGGACAATTTATAGTTAGTATTACAGAGATATTTGGAGAAAGTAATCAAGTTTGGGTTGGTGCAACAGGTGgacaaattattatttttgacaAGACAACTGGTGAAGAGATTAGAAAGTTGAGTACACCAGCAAAGAGAAATATTACATGTTTAACCTTTCACAAGTATATGGATAAGGGTAAGGTTTGGGCAGGCTCTGaggataaattaatatttgttatAGATCCATTCGATGATTATAGTATAGTTCAAACTGTTTCACATCCAGATTTACTTTTGATTAATACTttgaaatcaatttcaaaatcggTTTGGAGTTGTAGTAGAGATTCTTCAATTAGAATTTGGGATTCAAATTCTTTCGAATTATTGGGTTCTCTTGATGATTACCATACCGATGCTGTCATTGATGCAATCTTAacttataataatagaaaaatgCGTTGGGAATTTTGGACTGCTAGTTTTGATAAATCAGTTTGTATTTGGAGTGTTTCAAGTGAACTTTTATCTCAACCACCACCtccattattaaatgtttaa
- the hspA gene encoding chaperonin 60 produces the protein MFRQIANKSTKFGLRNYSTGKDIKFGAECRALMLRGVEQLAAAVEVTLGPKGRNVILDQPFGQPKITKDGVTVAKHIEFADRHINLGAQLVKGVASSQNDQSGDGTTTATILTRAIFAEGCKAVAAGMNPMDLWRGINFAVEKVVGELKTISRPISSTEEISQVATISANGDKVIGNLIANAMEKIGKEGVITVQDGKTLKDELEIIEGMKFDQGFISRYFINDAKEQKCEFDDPVILVVDGKISNVQQLVPILELVHSKHKKLVIIADNIEGDALSALIFNKMRGLQVCAVKAPGFGDLKRVNLQDIAVISGAQVISEELGVRLEDVDITMLGSAKKITIDSDSTIILDGAGDKAAIQERVELIRESLTRTTSDYDKTQLETRLAKIGGGVAVIRVGGASEVEVGEKKDRITDALNATKAAVEEGIVPGGGTALLYSTLALKKIKMDNFDQTIGVKIVRDALLIPCKTIANNAGVEGSVVIGRLLSKRDFEYGYNAQKGVYENMIQAGIIDPTKVVRTALIDAASVASLMTTTEAMVVEIKKDTPMPQMPPQMDY, from the exons atgttTAGACAAATTGCAAACAAATCAACCAAATTTGGATTAAGAAATTATTCAACTGgtaaagatattaaatttggtgCAGAATGCCGTGCATTAATGTTACGTGGTGTTGAACAATTAGCAGCAGCCGTTGAAGTTACATTAGGTCCAAAAGGTAGAAATGTAATCCTCGATCAACCATTTGGTCAACCAAAAATTACTAAAGATGGTGTTACTGTCGCTAAACATATTGAATTTGCTGATCGTCACATTAATTTAGGTGCTCAATTAGTTAAAGGTGTTGCTTCAAG tcaaaatGATCAATCAGGTGATggtacaacaacagcaaccatTTTAACAAGAGCAATTTTTGCAGAAGGTTGTAAAGCAGTTGCTGCAGGTATGAATCCAATGGATCTTTGGAGAGGTATTAATTTTGCAGTTGAAAAAGTTGTTGGTGAACTTAAAACCATTTCACGTCCAATTTCATCAACTGAAGAAATCTCACAAGTTGCAACCATCTCTGCAAATGGTGATAAAGTTATTGGTAACCTCATTGCTAATGCAATGGAAAAGATTGGTAAAGAAGGTGTCATCACTGTTCAAGAtggtaaaactttaaaaGATGAGTTAGAAATTATTGAAGGTATGAAATTTGATCAAGGTTTCATTTCAcgttattttattaatgatgCTAAAGAACAAAAATGT gaatttgATGATCCAGTAATTTTAGTTGTTGAtggtaaaatttcaaatgttcAACAATTAGTACCAATTTTAGAGTTAGTTCATAGTAAACATAAGAAATTAGTTATCATTGCAGATAATATTGAAGGTGATGCATTATCAGcattaattttcaataagATGAGAGGTTTACAAGTTTGTGCAGTTAAAGCACCAGGTTTTGGTGATCTCAAGAGAGTAAACTTACAAGATATTGCAGTTATTAGTGGTGCTCAAGTTATTAGTGAAGAATTAGGTGTTAGACTTGAGGATGTTGATATCACAATGTTGGGTAGTGCAAAGAAGATCACCATCGATAGTGATAGTACCATCATTTTAGATGGTGCCGGTGACAAAGCAGCAATTCAAGAACGTGTCGAATTAATTCGTGAATCACTCACTCGTACAACCTCTGATTATGACAAGACTCAACTCGAAACTCGTTTGGCAAagattggtggtggtgttgctGTTATTCGTGTCGGTGGAGCTTCAGAGGTTGAAGTTGGCGAAAAGAAGGATCGTATCACCGATGCCCTCAACGCCACAAAGGCTGCCGTCGAAGAAGGTATTGTTCCAGGTGGTGGCACAGCACTCCTCTACTCTACTTTAGCACtcaagaaaattaaaatggatAACTTTGATCAAACCATTGGTGTAAAGATCGTTAGAGATGCCCTTTTAATCCCATGTAAAACAATCGCAAATAATGCCGGTGTCGAAGGTTCTGTTGTCATTGGTCGTCTCTTATCAAAACGTGATTTCGAATATGGTTACAATGCTCAAAAAGGTGTTTATGAAAATATGATTCAAGCTGGTATCATCGATCCAACTAAAGTTGTTCGTACCGCTTTAATCGATGCTGCTTCTGTCGCTTCATTAATGACTACCACTGAAGCTATGGtagttgaaattaaaaaagatactCCAATGCCACAAATGCCACCACAAatggattattaa